The Streptomyces durmitorensis genome contains the following window.
CGTGGATCCACAACCAGTACGAGTGAAGGGCGGGAACCAACTGGTCGCTGGCGGTGTACAAGACAGTGACGGCGAGACCGAGATCGAGGAGGACCGTGGTGATCAGCGGAAGCCCGAGCCAGCCGACGTTCTTCTTCAGCGCCATGAGCACGAGGTACACACCCACGGCCATGGTCGAGAAGGTCAGGTTGAATTCGTACATATTGCCCCACGGCGCCCGCTGCACCGAAAGGGCGCGGGTGAGCACACCACCGAATTCGACGAGGAAGGCGAGCACGGTGAGGGACACGGCGATACGGCCGTAGAGGTCCCCCTTCTCGTCACCTGCCGAGGCACCGGGACCGTCCGGCACGTCACGGGTTCCGGTGACGGAGCGGGTGACGACCTTGGGGGTGGACTTGGGGCGGTCGAGGACGGCGGTGCCGCCCTTGGCCTGGACGGTGACGGCGGGCGCCTTGGCGGCGACGGCATCCGTCTTGGCGGTCAGCGCGGCGGCCGTGCGGCCGACCTTGCTGCGGCTGCCGAAGATCCACTCTGCCATGTGCGCGAAGAAGGCAAGAAGGTAGACGGCCATCGCGGAGTAGATCAGCACATTGCTGATGTGCGCGAGGTTCTCATTTGGTTCGGCGGCGAGGGTGGTGGCGAGATTCACTTCTCAGCCCCTTCGGCAGGAACAACATCGGGGGTGGAGTCGGCATGCGCGGCATCGGGGGTGTCACCGGCATGATCGGCATGGTCTGGATCGGGCGCGCTCGGCGCCGTCTCGTGAAGGTGTGCGGCGAGGTCGCCCAGTTCCTCGGGCAGCTTGGCGGACTCGCTGCGGCCGAGCCCGGCCATCTCGACGACGGTGACACCGTCGGCGCCCCGCACGGCCCGCACCCACACGCGGCGGCGCTGGATGAACAGCGATCCGGCGAGTCCCGCGATGGCGCAGATCGCTCCGACGAGCGCCCACATGCTGCCGGGCTGCTGGGAGATCTGGAAGGTCGCCCAGCGCTTGATGTCCTTCTCGAAGGTGATCGAGCCGGCGCCGTTCGGCAGCTTCATCGTCTCGCCGGGCACCATCCGCTTCTTCAGGAGCTCGCCCTTGGAGTCCTTGAACTTCTCCATCTTGCTGGTGTCCAGCTGGTAGACGTTCTGCGGCAGCCCGGAGTCCACACCGAGGCTCCCGTGGTACGCGGACAGCGCGAGCACGGGATAGTCGAGCGCGGGGAACTGGGAGAACATGTTGCCCTGGCCGGAGCCCGCGAACGTCGGCACGAAGAAGGCGTTGAAGCCGAGCTGCTCCTTCTTGCCGTTCTTGTCGCGGTACCCGTCGAGGATCTTGATGGCGCCGGTGGCCGTGCCGTTGGAGTCGATCGGAAGGAGCGGCGTCGACTGCCTGCTGACGACCTTGCCCTTGCCGTCGCGCACGGTGACGGTCGGCGCGTAGCCCTGGCCGATGAGGTAGACCTTCGAGCCGTCGACCTCGAGCGGCTTGTTGACCTCGAT
Protein-coding sequences here:
- the ccsB gene encoding c-type cytochrome biogenesis protein CcsB, translated to MNLATTLAAEPNENLAHISNVLIYSAMAVYLLAFFAHMAEWIFGSRSKVGRTAAALTAKTDAVAAKAPAVTVQAKGGTAVLDRPKSTPKVVTRSVTGTRDVPDGPGASAGDEKGDLYGRIAVSLTVLAFLVEFGGVLTRALSVQRAPWGNMYEFNLTFSTMAVGVYLVLMALKKNVGWLGLPLITTVLLDLGLAVTVLYTASDQLVPALHSYWLWIHVSTAIFCGAVFYVGGVSTVLYLFRDSYESKLERGGQPGKFATSVMERLPSAASLDKFAYRVNAAVFPLWTFTIIAGAIWAGDAWGRYWGWDPKEVWSFITWVAYACYLHARATAGWKGRKAAYLALIAFGCWLFNYYGVNIFVTGKHSYAGV